A genomic region of Leptotrichia hofstadii contains the following coding sequences:
- a CDS encoding PTS sugar transporter subunit IIB — MIKVLAVCGSGMGTSMIMKLKVGKVLQKLGVQADVNSCSLGEAKSGLSNYDLVLASTHIASELKGGPNTKIIGLLNLLDEKELESKLTEAGIA, encoded by the coding sequence ATGATTAAAGTACTAGCAGTCTGCGGAAGCGGAATGGGAACAAGCATGATTATGAAGTTAAAAGTTGGAAAAGTATTACAAAAATTAGGAGTACAGGCTGATGTGAATTCATGCAGTCTAGGAGAAGCTAAATCAGGACTTTCAAATTATGATTTAGTTCTTGCTTCAACTCATATCGCATCTGAATTAAAAGGTGGACCAAACACAAAAATAATAGGGCTTTTAAACTTACTTGATGAAAAAGAGCTTGAAAGTAAATTGACAGAAGCTGGAATAGCTTAA
- a CDS encoding PTS sugar transporter subunit IIA, producing MNLLDSLKENNSVVLQQEANNWEEAIKVCMKPLLERNSIEEKYIENIIKRTKELGPFYILAPGLAMPHERPEMGVNKNSFSLVTLKNPVLFPDGQEVDILIGLAAENDEVHAGEAIPQIVMLFDDEDIFSKIREAREPQDIYKLIEEKA from the coding sequence ATGAATTTGCTGGATTCTTTGAAAGAAAATAATTCTGTTGTGTTACAGCAGGAGGCAAATAATTGGGAAGAAGCAATAAAAGTATGTATGAAACCTCTTTTGGAACGCAATTCAATAGAGGAAAAATACATAGAAAATATAATAAAAAGAACAAAGGAGTTAGGTCCTTTCTACATTTTGGCTCCAGGATTGGCAATGCCACATGAACGTCCTGAAATGGGAGTTAATAAAAATTCTTTCAGTCTTGTTACTTTGAAAAATCCTGTATTATTTCCAGATGGACAAGAAGTGGATATACTAATCGGACTGGCAGCTGAAAATGATGAAGTCCATGCAGGAGAAGCTATACCTCAGATAGTAATGCTTTTCGATGATGAAGATATTTTTTCAAAAATAAGGGAAGCTAGAGAGCCTCAAGATATTTATAAACTGATAGAAGAAAAAGCATAG
- a CDS encoding PTS ascorbate transporter subunit IIC, which yields MNFFMGIGTWFGQNILTKPEFFVGLLVFAGYLFLGKKVYEAVGGFIKATVGYMILNVGAGGLVTTFRPILAALKTKFELNAAVIDPYFGLQAVDEAIKNIIEQDPSKSNLAASVMMALLIGFVINIILVLFRKFTKVRTLFITGHIMQQQASTASWMIFFLFPQFQNITGVALIGIFAGIYWAVGSNLSVEPTQRLTENAGFAIGHQQMFAIWVADKLAPKIGNPKKKLDDLKLPKWLSMLHDDIIATGLIMIVFFGIIMWVLGPEFFTAKFGKCVIENGVQTCPVINPHGVAAGAFDPKKLSFGTYIVSTTLLFAVYLTILKTGVRMFVSELTVSFQGISNKILPGSLPAVDCAASYGFGSPSAVLFGFLIGTIAQFISIAGLLIFKSPVFIITGFVPVFFDNATIAVYADKRGGARAAFILSALSGVLQVLCGAVAVALFQLKGGWHGNIDQSTVWLGQGFIMKYLGIIGYVLVIAAMLIIPQIQYAKSKNKEQYYEGTVDLEEN from the coding sequence ATGAATTTTTTTATGGGAATTGGAACATGGTTCGGACAGAATATTTTGACTAAACCAGAATTTTTTGTAGGGTTATTAGTTTTTGCAGGTTACCTGTTCTTAGGAAAAAAAGTATACGAGGCAGTTGGAGGATTTATTAAGGCAACTGTAGGATATATGATATTGAATGTTGGTGCAGGAGGGCTAGTAACAACATTTAGACCAATATTAGCGGCGTTAAAGACTAAATTTGAATTAAATGCGGCAGTTATAGATCCATATTTTGGATTACAGGCTGTAGATGAGGCGATAAAAAATATTATTGAGCAGGATCCGTCCAAATCTAATTTGGCAGCATCTGTTATGATGGCGCTTCTTATAGGATTTGTTATAAATATAATATTAGTGCTATTTAGAAAATTTACTAAAGTGAGAACATTGTTCATAACAGGACATATTATGCAGCAACAGGCTTCTACGGCCTCTTGGATGATATTCTTCCTGTTTCCTCAGTTCCAAAATATAACAGGAGTAGCGTTAATAGGAATTTTTGCAGGAATATACTGGGCAGTTGGATCAAACTTGTCAGTAGAACCAACTCAGAGATTAACAGAAAATGCTGGATTTGCAATAGGGCATCAGCAAATGTTCGCTATATGGGTAGCTGATAAATTAGCGCCAAAAATTGGAAATCCTAAAAAGAAACTGGATGATTTGAAATTGCCTAAATGGTTATCAATGCTTCATGACGATATTATTGCAACAGGACTTATAATGATAGTATTCTTTGGGATAATAATGTGGGTATTAGGACCTGAATTTTTTACTGCAAAATTTGGAAAATGTGTGATTGAAAATGGTGTACAAACTTGTCCAGTTATAAATCCTCATGGAGTTGCGGCAGGGGCATTTGATCCTAAAAAACTTTCGTTTGGTACTTACATTGTTTCAACAACATTATTGTTTGCAGTATATTTAACAATTTTGAAAACAGGAGTTAGAATGTTCGTATCAGAATTGACAGTATCATTCCAAGGTATTTCGAATAAAATATTGCCTGGATCATTACCTGCAGTAGACTGTGCGGCTTCTTATGGATTTGGATCGCCAAGTGCGGTATTATTTGGATTTTTAATAGGAACAATCGCTCAATTTATTTCAATAGCAGGACTATTAATATTCAAATCGCCTGTATTTATTATAACAGGATTCGTTCCAGTGTTCTTTGATAATGCAACTATTGCCGTGTACGCTGATAAACGTGGAGGAGCTAGAGCCGCATTTATATTGTCAGCTCTGTCAGGAGTATTGCAAGTATTATGCGGAGCTGTAGCTGTAGCGTTATTCCAGTTAAAAGGTGGATGGCACGGAAATATCGACCAAAGTACGGTGTGGCTTGGACAAGGATTTATAATGAAATATTTAGGAATAATAGGATATGTACTGGTAATTGCCGCAATGCTTATAATTCCTCAAATTCAATATGCTAAGTCTAAAAATAAAGAGCAGTATTATGAAGGAACTGTAGATTTGGAAGAAAATTAG
- the ulaG gene encoding L-ascorbate 6-phosphate lactonase has translation MSKVDEITRESWILGTFPEWGTWLNEEIAETVVKPNTVAMWWLGNMGLWIKTEGNANIAMDIWVATGKRSQKNKLMKPKHQHQRAVGCVALQPNLRLTPCVIDPFAIEGLDALLATHSHSDHIDVNVAAAVVKNCPEAKFVGPKTCIEIWRKWGVPEDRLVQMKPGDEITIKDAKIKALESFDRTMLLTVAEDVTLKGNLPPDMDEMAVNYLVETTGGNIYNAGDSHHSNYFVKHGDENKVDVAFVGYGDNPRGMTDKLTSSDVLRVAEELRTQVVVPLHHDIWSNFMADPKEITLLWNYRKDRMKYEFKPYIWQPGGKFVFPDNKDDMEYMYRRGFEDAFSIEPDLPFKSFL, from the coding sequence ATGTCAAAAGTAGATGAAATCACAAGAGAATCTTGGATTTTGGGAACATTTCCTGAATGGGGAACTTGGTTAAATGAGGAAATAGCTGAAACAGTGGTAAAACCAAATACTGTAGCAATGTGGTGGCTTGGAAACATGGGGCTTTGGATTAAAACAGAAGGAAATGCCAATATTGCAATGGATATCTGGGTAGCAACAGGTAAAAGAAGTCAAAAAAATAAATTAATGAAACCTAAGCATCAGCATCAAAGAGCAGTTGGATGTGTAGCTTTGCAGCCTAATTTAAGACTTACTCCTTGCGTTATAGATCCTTTTGCGATAGAAGGACTGGATGCATTGCTTGCAACACATTCTCACAGTGATCATATAGATGTAAATGTTGCGGCGGCAGTTGTAAAAAATTGCCCGGAAGCAAAATTCGTAGGACCAAAAACATGTATCGAAATTTGGAGAAAATGGGGAGTACCTGAAGACAGACTTGTACAAATGAAACCAGGAGATGAAATTACAATAAAAGATGCAAAAATAAAAGCATTAGAATCATTTGACAGAACTATGCTTTTAACAGTTGCTGAAGATGTAACATTAAAAGGAAATTTACCGCCCGATATGGATGAAATGGCAGTAAATTATCTGGTTGAGACAACAGGTGGAAATATTTACAATGCAGGAGATTCGCACCATTCAAACTATTTTGTAAAACATGGAGACGAAAATAAAGTAGATGTGGCATTTGTAGGATATGGGGATAATCCAAGAGGGATGACAGATAAATTGACTTCTTCAGATGTGTTAAGAGTGGCAGAAGAATTAAGGACGCAAGTAGTTGTTCCGTTACACCACGATATATGGTCTAATTTTATGGCTGATCCGAAAGAAATCACTTTATTGTGGAATTACAGAAAAGACAGAATGAAGTATGAATTTAAGCCATATATATGGCAGCCTGGAGGGAAATTTGTATTCCCTGATAACAAAGATGATATGGAATATATGTACAGAAGAGGATTTGAAGATGCATTTTCAATAGAACCTGATTTGCCATTCAAATCATTCTTATAG